The stretch of DNA TGACCGGCCTGTTCGACGACCTCAGCCGGGCCAACGCGCGGTCCTACCTGCAGGAGATCTTCGCGATCTGCGGCTGGGAGTTCGCGGGCGAGCCCTACGAGCTGGACCGCCCGGCCGCGCCGCCGCGCCTGGAGGCGCCGGCCGGCCGCGCCCTGGTCGGCCTGAACACCGGTTGCGGCGGGCGCTGGACCAGCCGCCTGTGGCCCGAAGAACACTGGGCGGCGCTGGCGACCGCCCTGCGCGAGGACGGGCTGGGCGTGATGCTGCTGGGCGGCCCCGAAGAGGACGCGCGCAACCGGCGACTGGCCGAAGCCACCGGGGCCTACTACCCCGGCACCTTCCCGCTGGACGGCTTCGTGGGCGTCATGGACCGCTGCGACGTCGTCGTCTCGGCGGTGACGATGGCCATGCACCTGGCGATCGGTCTGGGCAAGCGCCTGGTGCTGCTGAACAACATCTTCAACCCCGCCGAGTTCGAGCTGTACGGCCGCGGCGAGATCCTCGCGCCCGAGAAGGCCTGCACCTGCTACTTCGCGCCGCGGTGCCGCGAGAGCGAGCCCTGCCTGCCGACCCTGCGTCCCGGGACCGTGTTCGCGGCGGTGCGGCGACAGGCGGCGGCGCGATGAGGATCGGCCTGCTGGGCCCGGCTCCCCCCTTCCACGGCGGCATCGTCACCTGGCTGGCGATGCTGCACCGCGCGCTGGCCGCGCGCGGCCACGAGGTGCACTGGGCCGGCTTCCGCCGCCAGTACCCCGACCGGCTCTTCCCCGGCCGCAGCCAGACCGGCGCCACGGCGGCCTGGATGCCGTCGCCCGACTCCTGCCGCTTCGTGCCCTGGGACCCGCGGAGCTGGCGCCGCACCGCCGACGACCTGCTGGCGTTCCGACCCGACGCGGTGGTGATGAAGTTCTGGCTGCCGTTCTTCGCCCCCGG from bacterium encodes:
- a CDS encoding glycosyltransferase family 9 protein, giving the protein MEVRRDCLHFRGDRPCAPHKERGVHCEGCPEFTPRCGRILLIKLGAAGDVVRTTPLLAALRRHYPRHLLTWLSYYPELVPASVPDRRRFDAASILWARNTDFDLIINLDKDPEACALTSESRSSRRMGFTLRNDGFCQPAVREAARAKYLTGLFDDLSRANARSYLQEIFAICGWEFAGEPYELDRPAAPPRLEAPAGRALVGLNTGCGGRWTSRLWPEEHWAALATALREDGLGVMLLGGPEEDARNRRLAEATGAYYPGTFPLDGFVGVMDRCDVVVSAVTMAMHLAIGLGKRLVLLNNIFNPAEFELYGRGEILAPEKACTCYFAPRCRESEPCLPTLRPGTVFAAVRRQAAAR